Below is a window of Cytophagaceae bacterium DNA.
ATTAATCATTAAAAATAACTTGTCGAGAAAAGGATTTGGAAAAACTTTAAAAGAAATATTCTCGTTTTCGGGCTCATTTTCTAAAGTAATGTACTCTTGGGGCATATTTTGGTCGAGCCACCAAAGCCGGTCTTTAAGCCAGGTCTTTAGCTCGTTTACTTCACCCAACCAGCTAAAAGGTATTGGCTGAGGATTAGGCCACACATATTGACCCAAAATTTTCCATTTCTGGAAGTTCCGTGTCTGACCTTCGTTTAACTCCTTTGAATAAGCATCAATCTCGGCCATCAGGTGGTCATCATTCAAACCCCCCCCTGGTTTTCTTGCATCAAAATATTGAGCCCTTAACTCGCCCACAAAATAGGGGTCACTTATCATACGGTCCCAAAAACCTGGTACTTGCCAATAATCTCCCGAACAAATACTATTAAACCCGTAGGCCCACAAATCGAATCGATTTCCCTGACAATAATCGGCATTGCCATAGCTGATGTCATAGTCCCAAGGTGGGCCAGCTATAAGTTTGGGATTTTTGGAATCCTTGTCTTTATAAAAATAGGAACTAATACGATAACCGTCGATATTCCTTGATACTTCATTGACTATAAACATCTTAACAAAAGAACTCACATCAATATATTTTTGATAGCCCGTTTGCGGATCTTTGTAATTTGAACCATAAACTGCATCCTCAAATTTCCGGACTACATCTTTTATGTAATTTTTCTGAGTGCTTGTAATGGTTTTTGGTAAATGATAAAAATATTCTGACCGAGAGCCATTTCTGTTTGGATAATTTGACACGAAGCTCCCCAGATTGTTACCGGTTGATTTGTCAATTTTAATAATATAACCCCCGTCAGGTCATCACCGGTGTTTTCTGTTTCATTCAAATCCGCAATATCTACCCGATCATTATCCACTTTGATTTTCTCCATCAGAACATAAACACCCTGATATGAACCATTTACGACCACTTCAACATACCTGGTTCGGCTAGCATACATACCCAGTTGCCGTGCAATACTCATACTCAGGACGTTGTGCATCAGACTTTTTTCATTGTAAGAGGCAAAAAGTATCCAGTCTGATTCCTTGGGCAGGCCACAAAGAGCAATTGGATTGTTTTCACCTTTTTGATTCCTGAGTTCAAAGCCATAGGGTTTTTTCGGGAAAGATTGAGAGCTGGACCCGCGTAATTCAAACCCTGCATAAGAATCATAATGAAAAACCTTATCTGTCAGGCTGTTAACTTTCCCTTCCCCATTGTAAATCACTTTTAATTTTACATTGGTTTTGGGTTCATCCACAATAGTTTTTCCTTCTGTATCAATAATAAAAATAGGTAGATTGGAAGTCGAAAGCTGTGCTTTGGCCGGGGAAAGAGTTATCGTAAATAATAGCAACCATATAAAAAGTGGTCTCATTCTTGATTTAATTAAGGGTATTTTATTAAATTTCAATTGAAGAAATTATGCGAAGCCCTTTGATATTGGCAAAATCTTTATCTAAAGTAACCAATTGCATATTGTTATAAAATGCAGTTGCAGCAATTATAGCATCGGGGATTTTGAGTTTATACTTATTTCGGAAACCAACTACGGTTTCAATTATTTCATCTTCAACTGAAAACATTCTACACTTCGACAAAAAAATGAGAATCTGATTTTTTTGAAATTCCGAAAAACCACTCCAAGACAAAATCTCAATTTTGGTTATAATAGAAATCTCAATATTAATATTGTCAATTAAAGAAGCAAGATTTTGATCCAGTGAACCATTTAAATATTTTATCAAAACATTTGTGTCTATCAAAAATTTCTTTGCCATTCGCTTCTGGTTTGATTTAAATACACTTCAAAATCTTTTTTTTGCTCCTCAGTCATTTTCAAAGAGCCTCTAAATTTTGAATTTTCATTTGAAATTTGTAATTCTTCATCAAATTCCGCCTCCACATTCCATGAATCCAGAATTAACTTCAAAGCAGATAACTTTTCTTTATCCAAGCCTTTTCGAATTACAATTTTTGTCATTATTATTTAAATTGATAGACAAATCTAAAAAAATATCTTAAAATTCCCTTATTTTCTCTCTCTGCTATTCTTATACATTTTGGCAGCATAAAAAAGTATTACCCCAAAGGCTATTAAACCTAAAAATAAGCCCAGAAAATTGAGTAAATCCTTAACAACTGCCAAAATCACTATTGCTACCAAAAACAAAGTAGGTACCTCGTTTAGCAACCTAAAATAAAACGAAGACTTACTTGTATCACCATTTTCCAGTTTTTTAATTACCGTTTTACAATAATAATGATATACGGTGAGCAAAATCAAAAGACCCAATTTAAGCCAAATCCAGGCTTGTTCGAAAAATGAAGGTATAGTAATTAGCATCAAAGTACCAAAAATCCATGTGATCCACATAGCCGGCGTAGTGATGATGTTGTAAACCCGCCATTGCATGAGTGTAAATTGTTTTTTCCAGTCTTCTCTGATGCTCTCCGGTTTGTCTTCGGCTTCAG
It encodes the following:
- a CDS encoding CotH kinase family protein, with protein sequence MSNYPNRNGSRSEYFYHLPKTITSTQKNYIKDVVRKFEDAVYGSNYKDPQTGYQKYIDVSSFVKMFIVNEVSRNIDGYRISSYFYKDKDSKNPKLIAGPPWDYDISYGNADYCQGNRFDLWAYGFNSICSGDYWQVPGFWDRMISDPYFVGELRAQYFDARKPGGGLNDDHLMAEIDAYSKELNEGQTRNFQKWKILGQYVWPNPQPIPFSWLGEVNELKTWLKDRLWWLDQNMPQEYITLENEPENENISFKVFPNPFLDKLFLMINVAEKQEVKLRLFTINGKLIQEKPALLNQGQNEIGFEGITETGNVFLIEMTSKYGIKKLQKAVRVNR
- a CDS encoding CotH kinase family protein, whose product is MRPLFIWLLLFTITLSPAKAQLSTSNLPIFIIDTEGKTIVDEPKTNVKLKVIYNGEGKVNSLTDKVFHYDSYAGFELRGSSSQSFPKKPYGFELRNQKGENNPIALCGLPKESDWILFASYNEKSLMHNVLSMSIARQLGMYASRTRYVEVVVNGSYQGVYVLMEKIKVDNDRVDIADLNETENTGDDLTGVILLKLTNQPVTIWGASCQIIQTEMALGQNIFIIYQKPLQALRKIT
- a CDS encoding type II toxin-antitoxin system VapC family toxin, with product MAKKFLIDTNVLIKYLNGSLDQNLASLIDNINIEISIITKIEILSWSGFSEFQKNQILIFLSKCRMFSVEDEIIETVVGFRNKYKLKIPDAIIAATAFYNNMQLVTLDKDFANIKGLRIISSIEI
- the hemJ gene encoding protoporphyrinogen oxidase HemJ; the protein is MIEFYSFFKAFHIIGFVSWFAGLFYLVRMFVYHAEAEDKPESIREDWKKQFTLMQWRVYNIITTPAMWITWIFGTLMLITIPSFFEQAWIWLKLGLLILLTVYHYYCKTVIKKLENGDTSKSSFYFRLLNEVPTLFLVAIVILAVVKDLLNFLGLFLGLIAFGVILFYAAKMYKNSRERK